The Carnobacterium sp. 17-4 genome has a window encoding:
- the minD gene encoding septum site-determining protein MinD, translating into MGIAIVITSGKGGVGKTTSTANLGTALALQGKRVCLIDMDIGLRNLDVILGLENRIIYDIVDVVEGRTKLHQAIIKDKRFNDNLYLLPAAQNADKNDVNGEQMIEIVSELKKEYDYILIDCPAGIEQGFQNSIAAADQAILVTTPEISAIRDADRIIGLLEQTELEPPRLIINRIRKRMMQDGEVMDIDEITRHLSIDLLGIVFDDDDVVRSSNKGDPIVLNPKNPASQGYRNIARRILGETVPLMTLTKEKPTLWQKIFGKRN; encoded by the coding sequence ATGGGTATAGCAATCGTTATTACATCTGGAAAAGGCGGTGTAGGAAAAACAACTTCCACTGCAAATTTAGGTACCGCTCTTGCTCTTCAAGGGAAGAGAGTCTGTTTGATAGATATGGATATTGGTCTAAGAAATTTAGATGTTATTCTTGGTTTAGAAAATCGCATTATTTATGATATTGTTGATGTGGTAGAAGGCCGCACGAAATTGCATCAAGCGATTATAAAAGATAAACGGTTTAACGATAATTTGTATTTGCTTCCTGCAGCTCAAAATGCAGATAAAAATGACGTAAACGGCGAACAAATGATTGAAATCGTTTCTGAATTAAAAAAAGAATACGACTATATTTTAATTGATTGCCCAGCTGGAATTGAACAAGGTTTCCAAAATTCGATTGCAGCAGCAGATCAAGCGATCCTAGTGACAACCCCTGAGATCTCGGCTATTCGTGATGCAGATCGGATTATTGGACTCTTAGAGCAAACGGAACTTGAACCGCCTCGTTTAATCATAAATCGTATTCGTAAACGGATGATGCAAGATGGAGAAGTAATGGACATCGACGAAATCACTAGACATTTATCCATTGACTTATTAGGGATCGTTTTTGATGATGATGATGTTGTTCGCTCTTCTAATAAGGGAGATCCTATTGTTTTAAATCCAAAAAATCCTGCTTCTCAAGGATATCGAAATATTGCTCGTCGAATTTTAGGGGAAACAGTTCCTTTGATGACGTTGACAAAAGAAAAACCGACTTTATGGCAGAAAATATTTGGCAAGCGGAATTAA